The region ACCTTCGCTACCCGTCCAAGATCACTTGCCGGAAGGGTAACCTCCACCGATTCCGGGTCAATTACAGGACTGCCTACTTCATAGCCTGCTGCCGGCTCTCCCATAATATTCAGCGAGACGGGAAAAGACTTGGTCGTCCGCGGCTCTATATGCACATTCACCTGATTCGGGACCATAGCTTCCAGGGTGACACCACTCGGAGTCGAATACATCAGCGGAAGCGTGTTATCGCCGGGCTTCACATCCTTCAGATCCAGCCATACCCGATAAGCATCGGAGAACTTATAGGTCAGATCAGACTTTTTGCCCATTACCTCCATCCTGACGCTATCCACATCCTTGGTCAGTACATACTTCTCACTGTCGAAGCCTTCAATCTCCACTTTGACATTCTCAATCGTCTTCGATTCGTTATTAACCGTAGTCTGGTACGTTGGCGCTGTATCCACATGCACAATGGTCCACAGAATAATCCCTAGAGCCAAGGCAAGGATCTTGTTGAAGTTGTTATTCTTCATCCACTTATCCATTGTCTTTATTCCCCCTCCGTCTCCAGAAAGCAGAGCTCTTCTCCATCAGGGGCGAGCTGCTTGCACTCAGCTCTTGGTGCAGCTTCGAGATCAGGGATTCTTCCTTGATATCCCGGACAATTTGTCCATTAATGGCCAGTGAGATCTGCCCCGTCTCCTCGGAGACGACCACAGACACCGAGTCTGCTACCTCGCTGATACCTATGGCGGCACGGTGCCGGGTTCCCAGCTCCTTGCTGATGAACGGATTCTCAGAGAGCGGCAGGTAACAGGCCGCCGCAGCAATCTGGCTTCCCTGCATAATCAGCGCCCCGTCATGCAGCGGCGTGTTGGGAATGAAGATATTAATCAGCAGCTCCGAGCTGACCTCAGAACGCATGGCAATCCCTGATTCCGTATATTCATTAAGCCCCGTAGCCCGTTCAAATACGATCAATGCCCCGATTTTACGGACAGCAAGATAATTCACGGCTTTAATCACTTCGCCGATTAATTTGCTGATCTCCTCATCGCTCTCCGCATTCCGCCCGAAGAACTTGCCCCGGCCCAGCTGTTCCAGCCCCCGCCGCAGCTCCGGCTGAAAAATAATAAAGATCGCAAACACCCCGAACGTAAACATCTGGTTCATCAGCCATTTCAGCGTGTATAAGTCGAGAAGCGTACTGCCGCCCCAGATCACGACCAGCACCAGAATCCCCTTCAGCAGCTGAACCGCCCGCGTCCCGCGCACCATATTGAGCACTTTATAGATAATGTAGCTGACAATTAGAATATCGATTATATCTTTAATGGATTCTTTCCATGTAAGGTCAGTAAAGTAGCTCATGGCCGAAAACCCCCGTCATTTCAAATTAGCTGGGTTTATGTAAATTGTCTGTTAAGTTTGAATCTTATTCTAGGTTATAACGTTACGCCTCCGGTTGCAAGTTTAGCGGCTGGTAAATTGAAGAACCTGTAATTTCAGGCAACAAAAAAGCGCCATCTTTCCGGAAAAAGAGGCGCAAATGAGTTATCTGCTACAAGCGACCAACATTTAGCTATCGGTAGGCAACTTCAGAGAACATGTTCGTCACTTTATACCAGATCCAGCTTACTGCTTGGTCTATACTTTTGACTTGCCCGGAGATATGGGCGGTTGAAGCCTGATACAGAGAACCGTCGATCACCGTTACGTTCCCGTTGACTTCCCCGTAGACTTGAGTCTTACCGTTCTCCACCGTCAGATCACCGGAGATAATTTTGCCGGAGGGTACAATCACCGTATTCCCCTTGATCACAACCTGGTCGAGGTCTGCCCCTCTAACCACAAGCTGCCGATCCTGATTCCAAAAGGTTACGGAGCTCATCAGCATCACAAGAATGAACATGGACGCCGCCGTCAGAGCCGGATGTCTCTTGATCCAGGTGATGAAGGCTCTTTCCTTCTTGGGTTTCGGTAATGAATCCATAATCCGGCTAACCATATCCTCCGAGGCCACAGGTGCCTGGTGCATCAGGGAAAACATCAGCATATCGGTCTGTTCCAGTTCTTTGAACCTCGCACGGCACTCCGTACAGGATAAAAGATGCTCCTTCAATTCCCTCTGCTGCAGGTCGGGCAAGTCGTCATCCAGGTAGTCGTGCATCATAGAGACGGCCAGTTTGCATTCCATAGGAGCCAATCCTTTCATACGTGCTAATTTAGTGCATAAGACTTGCTTAACTTACATACGTCCCTGCCCTGCAGGAGTTTCATAAAAAATAATCTATTTTTACAATTTGGGTCCTAACTTCTTACGCAAAAACTCACGGCCCCGGTGCACCCGGGTCTTGATCGTCGTTACAGGCATATCCAGCACATCGCCGATCTCCTGAAGTGACAAATCCTGCAGATACCGCAGAATCATCACCGACCTGTACTTAACGGGCAGGCTGTCGATGGCTTCATAGATGAGTCTCTGTGTCTCCGAGAGCAGCAGTTCCGTCTCCGGTGTCACATTATCGCTCGGAATCATCGAATACCCGTCAATCCCCTCCTGGTCGTTCATCTCGGCATCCAGGGAATAGGTCGGGCGCCGCTTACGCAGCCGGTCAATGCAGAGGTTCGTGCCAATCCGGTAGATCCATGTCGAGAACTTCTGCTTATCATCATACCTGTCCAGATTTCTGTAGACGCGCAAAAAAGTCTCCTGAACAACATCCTCCGCCTCATGACGGTTATTCAGCATACGGTAAGCCAAATGATAAATTTTGTCTTTATATAGTTCCACAAGCTCGGCAAATGCCCTTTGGTCACCCTTCAGGGCGAGCTTTGTCAGTCTGCCTTCCAGATTCTCCACCTGTTAACTCCCCCAGACTTGCCGCCCTTGGACTGTCAGCTCTTCGAAGACCACGGTACAAGCATTTAAATCGTAAATCATGTGTGTTCAAAAATCAAGGTTTGTATTGTTACCTTCTATATAATGTGCTGGAAAAGCTTCTGCCGGGCTGCTGGCGGCTGATCGCAGCAGGAACCCCCTGGCGGCTGATTAGTCGGGGGCTGCGCAGAACATTTGGACTTCCGGTCGCTGTTATTGGCAGATTTCCTGATTGGAACCGCAGGCTGCGGTCGAAATCTGCCAATAAAGGCGAACGCTATCGCTCCTGCAGTTCCAAATTTCCGCTCCGCCCCCTCCATCAGCCTGGGTTCCCCTACTACAGCTTTTCTTGTTGCCCAAAGTATATCTCAGGCAACAATGGGGTGGGGCATGGGCTCGGCCGTGCCTGTGGCTCCCGGCCTCCTTGAACGACAAAAACCCCGTCCCTCCTCTAGCTAAGAGGCGAACGGGGTTGAAGAACAACGACTTCAAAATCTTAAAGCGGCTTCGCCGACTTTGAAAATCAAAACCTTAAAGCGGCTTCGCCCACTTTGAGATCAAAACCTTAAAGCGGCTTCGCCGACTTTTTAGATCAAGATCGTCAGAGCGAGTGCTCACAAAGCATCAGCCGGTATTCCGAAGACCGGCTGCAATACCATTGATCGTGAGCAGCACTTCGCGCAGCAGCTCAGCGTCATCCCCCTCAGCCTCACGCAGGGCGCGAAGCTCAGCGAGGAGCTGAACCTGCAGGTAGCTGAGCGGATCGACATACGGATTACGCAGGCGGATGGATTCCTGAATGACCGGAACATTATCCAGAATATCCTGCTGGCCGGTGATCTGAAGGATCAGCTCGGAGGTCAGCTTGAACTCGGCCTCGATTTGACCGAAGATTCGCGCACGCGCCTCCTCGTTCTTACCCATGCCGGCGTATTCCTTAGCGATGACAAGATCCGCCTTCGCAATAGCCATCTGCAGCGTATCGATCAGGGTCGTGAAGAATGAGAAGTTGGCATACATATGCTGCATGATCTTCATATTCTCTTCCTTGCCCTCATAGAAGCTCTGCAGACCGGTTCCGGCGGCATACCATGCCGGAAGCAGATAACGGCTCTGCGTCCAAGCGAATACCCAAGGAATTGCACGCAGGTCCTCGAAGCGCTCGCTGTTCTTCCGCTTCGAAGGGCGTGAGCCGATATTCAGCTCGCCTACCTCCGGTAGCGGCGTGGACTCTTTGAAGTACGTAAGGAAATCCGGATCACGGAAGATCAGATCCTGATATTTATTCAGCGAGACTTCAGAGATGCGGGCAATAATCTCATCCCACTTAGCTTCGTACAGATCCGTCTGCGGCGTTTTGGCATGAATAGCCGCCGTGATCAGCGCAGATGTTGCCTGCTCCAGACTGCGGTAAGCAATGCCTTTCATCGAATACCGGGAAGAGATAACCTCACCCTGCTCAGTAATCTTAATCCCGCCGCCGATGGTGGAAGCCGGCTGGGCCAGAATACTCCGGTTGAGCGGCATACCGCCGCGTCCGAGTGCGCCGCCCCGTCCGTGGAAGAACTTCAGCTTAATACCGAACTCATCGGCAGTTGCTGTAATCTCTTTCAAGGCCACACGCAGCTCCCAGTTCGCTGTAACCACACCGCCGTCTTTATTACTATCGGAATACCCCAGCATGATCTCCTGGAGATCATTCATCGCTCTGACTGCATCGCGGTAGATCGGCATGTTGAGCAGCGTACGCATAATCTGCGGCGCATCATGCAGGTCGTCAATCGTCTCGAACAGCGGCACCGCCTGCAGAGTACAGACTACCGTACCGTCGTTGTCTTTGCGGAACAAGCCGACTTCCTTGGAGAAGACCATAACCTCCAGAATATCGCTTGCCGCCTCCGCCATACTGATCAGATAGCTAGTGATGCACTGCTTGCCGTATTCCTCCTGCGCCTCATAAATCGCACGGTATACCGCCAGGCATTCCTCTGTCCCTTCACTATAGGACTGGTAAGGGGAAGTCAGCGGACGCGGATCATTCAACAGTTTCTCCAGCAGCACAATCTTCTCTTGCTCCGACAGCTTGGAATAATCCGGCGTAACATTCATCTTAGCCAGAACCTCTGTCATTGCATTCTCATGCTCCTGGCTGTGCTGGCGGACATCCAGTGTAGAGGTGTGGAAGCCGAACAGCTCCACCTGACGAATCAGCTTCTTAATGTAGGTATCTGCTACATAATCGGCATAGTGATGCCGCAGGCTGCGGTCAATCACGTTCAGGTCGTCGATGAATTGCGCCGGAGATGCGTAGCGCTCTGGTGTTCCTTTTTTCTCATCGTCCAGCACATTCTGGGTCTTCGAGATCATATAGCTGAGCTTAATCCGGTAAGGCTCGTTATCATTACGCCAGGCATCGACCCGGTTGAGATTGATAATATTCCGGTCTGCCTCAATGGATTCCAGCAGCTCCGGCGTCACATTCACAATGCTTGTACTAAAGCTGAGATACTGCATCAGCTCGCGCATAATACGCTGGTATTCACGAATAGCCAGCTTGCGCTGCAGACGGAGGGTCTGTAAGGTAACGGCTGCCTTCACTGAAGGGTTGCCGTCTCGGTCTCCCCCGATCCATGAACCGAAACGCAAATAGGTCGGCACATGCCAGTTCTGGCCCGGATAATATTTGCTCAGACAACGCTCAAGCTCCTGATATACATCCGGCAGCACTTCAAAAATCGTCTCATGGAAGTAATACATCCCGTTACGCACTTCATCCAGCACTGTAGGCTTGCGGTCACGGAGTTCATCAGTCTGCCACAAGGTAATTACCTCATTCAGCAGCTTCTCCCGGAGCTGTTCGCGTTCGCGGAAGGTTAACGTCGGATTATCCAAGCCCATGACGTCGTCGGAGATCCGTTTGTGGATATCGAGAATCGCACGGCGCATAGCTTCTGTAGGATGAGCGGTCATAACCAGCTCGAGTGACATGCCGCTCATGATCTCAAGAACCTCTTCGTGGGAGAATTCCCGTTCGCGAAGCTCCTGAACCGCGCTCTCAATCGACCCCGGTTGTACCGTCTCCCCGGCAGAACGTTCGTAGTCGCGTTTACGGCGAATGCGGTGGTTCTGTTCGGCGATATTCACCAGTTGGAAATAAATAGCGAACGCGCGGATTACCTGATGGCGATTCTCCGGGTCCAGTGAGCTGATCAGCTCTTTAAATTCATTGTGCAGTTCAGGCAAAAACAGTGAGCGCAGCGATTTGCTGGTCTCCCGGATCTTCTCCACGATATCCAGCAGTTCGTTGCCGCCTTGGTGTACCAAGACTTCGCCCAGTATGTTCCCCAGGAACCGTACGTCTCGCCGCAGCAGATTGTTGGAGTTGCTTTTGCTAACGGCAGTCGTAAGTTCGGTCATGCTGCTCCCCCCATCCTCTTCCGGATCAATGCTCTTAACATTGTCTATTTGAAAAGCTTTCTACATATCATACAATAAAACAGCCCGGAAATCTTCAACTTTATTGCGCGGTAAAGCAGTGCAGTAATTTCGATTATACACTAACCCGGCTATTTATGCAGTCAAAAATAATTATGTAATTCTTCCTATTATATTCTCTCTTTTATAGGTGTTATATGTAGTAGTTGTGTAAAGTTACATGACGTAAAACGACAAAAAAGCCAGCTCCGCAGAGCCGGCCGTTGATTACAGGTTAACTTTTATTTCATTGTGTGTCCTGAGTGGTTGTTGAATGCCAATTCAAATAATCCGGTAGCCGATAACCCCGCCAATCCGCCTGCCCATAGACGCAAGGTCAACTCCAGCTGTGTAAAAGGATACGCCGCCGCTCCAACCAGCAGCCCGATGCCTAGTCCAATAAAAGGGATGCTGTTACGCGGCAAATGGGTATTATTTTTGATCAGCTGCACTAGGGCAAGAATAAAGACGGACAGAATGGAGGCAAAAGCCAATACATTATCCAACAGTTCGCTGTTCATCATGAAATCGCTCCTTTCTGCGGTGTGGTGGTGATTTCGACGGTGTTGGCAGCCGGATGGTAGGCAATCTGAGCGCCAAGCGCCTCCGCAATTTTACGTGCAGGAACATAGGTCACCCCATTCTCCAGCCACCCGTCCGCAATCTTCCTTCCATTCACCTGTACTGCAACTTTCATCTGAGTCTTCACCGCTTGTTCCTCCTTGGGCTTGATCCGTTCTATCGCCGCTTCCACGGCCGCAGCCGCAGGTTTCTTCCCCGTTCGCAGATCAGCCAGGCTTAATCCGAAGCTCATCTGCAGATGCGGGTAATCCTTGAAGCTGGTCCAGCCGCCGCCCCATTCGAACCCGATGGCCTTAGCGTGCTGCACCACCTCCAGCCAATCTCTAGTGCCATTCTGGTTGCCGTCCCGGTTCATATCCCAAGAGACGCTAGAGCCATCCGGAAGCAGCAGCGCAAAATCCGCCGCCAATCCATAATTGTGATAACTGTACCCGCCGCGCGCATTCGTCACGATCGCTCCCGGCCGGGTTCGCCCCTGGGCATAGAGCGCATCCTGTTCGGCCATCGTCCGCAGGCCTTGCGTGATCAGAATGGGAACCCCGCCAGCATAACTGCGTTCAATGAGCGCAGTTGCTCCGGCAAGGACGGCGGGATGAAGCCCGGACAGGCGGGCAGCGGATTTATTCAGTACCTGAGCCAGCGTCAGCATGCGATTCCTCCCCTTTCCTGATTTCAGAGAGAACCACGAACAGATCCTGGCGTCTGGTATACATCAAGAGAGTTAGGATGACCAGTCCAATGGTCGTCCCCGTCTGGGCAATGGCCCAGGCATCCGATTGCAGCGAGCTTCGTATAGCTTCCGGGGCGGGAGCGGAGCTGAATCTGATCCAGAAGGCCACCGCCATTTTAACCGTATACGCCCCGAGGAAAAAGAACGCCGCCAGCATAAACAGACTGACTACGCGCACCCGGAATCTCCGGCGGAAATACAAAAAAAGCGCAGCCATCAGCAGCAGCGCACAGAGAAAGGATATGGAATAGGCCAGTAACAACACAATATCAATGCTGCTCATCTTCTGCCCCCCGATCATAGATTAGGAACTGGGCGAACCCGTTGTTCCTGATTTCATCCTGAATGTCCTGAGAGACATTCTTGTACCTTCGGATAGAGAGCGACACCTTATGTCCTGCCAGCGCCAGCCTCCGCTCTCTGTCCCGGTGCAGGGGCGATAGACGCTTGATCCACGCACTCAGCACGTTATCCCCCCCTGTCTTCTTCATTAGTACTACTGGTGTGGCTGTTTGCGGAATGGTCTATTTTCAATCGCTGCAAGACTTCAAGCGTGGGTGCCATGAAGTCTAACCGCTCTTTGTCGAGAATATTCTGCAACCGGTCCCGGTCCTCCTCGGCACGCTCCAGCAGTTCACGCGGCACCAGATTCCCCTTCACAATCGACCGCAAAAGCACAAGCATAATCATGAGCAGAATCAGTGCGATAATATAAGCCAGTCCATACTTATCTGCAAGCGGCAGCAGCTTCTCCAGATTCGCAACATCGTTGCTGTCCATTGCTTCACTCCCTTCTGTGTGATGATTAAATAGTTATATAAGACGCACTTAAGATTTAAACTTGAAGCTTCATCGTCATATATAGCCCCCAGACGAATCCGAGGGCAAAATAAAAACGCCCTCAGCGGCGCCTCTGGCAATCTACTCTTCAGTTACAAGGAACGTAAGTCCATTCTCTACCAGAATCTCCTTGACGGCAGGCTTCAGCGTAGCGGGGACCTCGCTATACTTCGTCTTCCCCAGCGTGACGCGTTGTGCAAAAAATAAGGCCATTGCTCTCACCACCTTTCTATTAATATCTGAACAGCTTAAACAAACCAGCCAAACGTTTAAGAATAGACTTGGGTTGCCATTTCAGCAATAATATCCTCGATAAAATCCGCACGCTCGGACAGCGCCTGATTCTGCGCTCTCAGCACCATATTCTCTTGCTGCAGCTGCTCCATCTCCGTCAGCACTGGCGGCTTGTTCGCCTCAGCCTCCTCGTACGCTTCCCAAGCTGCTTGCAACTCAGCCTCGGTCGGCTGCGGCACATTCAGCTTCCAGACCGCAATATATGGCCCTTTCTCTACCAGATCATAATCCTCGCCTTCAGTCAGCAGATTATAGTCAATGCCGTGGCGGTAGTGGACACCCTCTACGGGTTGTTCGCCGATCTCTGGCTGCTTGATCTCGTAGCGAACACGGCCTTTGGCTTCGGCTCCCGGCCGCAGGACGGGTTCCGGGCCGTTGTCTTGCACGATGAAGTCGTGCATGGGGTTGGCGTTTGGATATAAATGCATGATTGTTTTTGCTAAGTTCATATTAGTCCCCCCTCTTTTATGAAACTCTTACAATTCTCATATAAGTGTAAAACCCGGAGCCTGCAGTAATTGCTGCAACACCAGAATCTTGGAACATATAAATATTTATTGCAGTTCCTGAGGTTATATCTAATGTTGTAGTTCCGCAAACTGAAGCCGGCCCCGCCTTCCCCACATGTTGAGCGGCAAAAATCTGATCCAGGCTTCCGTTTTTACTTGTTCTTAGGTGCATAATAGTTCCATCTATAACATTATCAAGACCAACACAAACAGTTATAGCATAGTGACCTCCGATTTTCGGCGTAAATGTTCCAGTTGAAGCGTTAAATTCACCGCCTACATAATCATATTGGTAACTACCAAATGGTGCTACTAGCTTAACCCATGTACCGTTAGCTATAGATTGCGCTCCGTTTGCTGTCCCTTGTGCGCTACTGCGCTGATTTGCTGTATTATCCCCCCATGGATTAACAACACCATATCCGTCACTAACTATCCCCCCCTCTGATGTATTCATTTTCAAAGTAGAACCTATAGAAGTTCCTGTAATATGAATATGCCCTTTATATGATGCAAGGTGCGCCACAGTATTAGCAGAGCCGCTACAATCTTGCACAAATATTTCACCATTTACGTGAGCGTAAACGGCCGATACTCCCGTCCTGCCAATTATGACGCAATTGTGCAGATACACTTTGGCCGATTCGGCATAAAAGGCAATTTGGGTTGTACTTGTGTCTGTGTAGCAAAGATCAAATATTGTTTCTTGAGAATTAATAACATAAAACGCTGAAGTAGTGGTGGTGGTGGTTTTAAATCCCGCAATTTGGACGCGACAGGCGTTTCTTACTGAAGCAACATTAGTTACAACATGTGTACTGGTAGCGGTAGTTGCCCCATTAATAGATAATACACCCTCACCATAAAATCCTTGTACGTTTATGACTTCATTGTATGTTCCCGCTGCTACATAAATTATAACCGTGTGTCTGACGTTCTTGGGAACAACGGTTAACGCTTTTGTAATCGTCCGAAACGCCCCACCCGCCGTATTCACAAGCCCGGTATTATTGTCATTTCCATCCGTCCGGACGTAATAGGTAACATCCGCCGTAGTCTGCTGTGGCGTAGTCACCAGATTCGCCTTGCCATTCCAGGCCGTCTTCTCCGCATCGGTTACGAAGCGGTTGGACGAGTCCTGGACGATGATGGAAGGCGAGTGCGTGGAAGGATGCACATAATTATTCGCCCCCTGAGCCACACTATCCAGCTTCGATTTATCTGCTGCGGCCATTAAGCCGGCAGCATTGACAGTGGCAACCGCCGTAGACGCCTTACCATTCCACGCAGTCCGCTCCCCTGCCGTAATATGCTTGACCGTATCGGCGGCATGGTCCTGCGCGGCCTTGACGGCGGTGTCCAGAATATCCATATTGCCGTTCAGGTCGGTGATATCTACAATGTCTGTACCATCGGGCTTTTTCAGCCCCAGATTACCCGTTGTTTTCATCGCTCACACTCCTATTCATATACTCTTAGTTCGTTCCAGGTCTTGCCGTGCGCAGCGTTCCAGGTGAGGGACTTCAAGGAGTCCCACCAGGTGTAGCTGTATACGAAGCTATAGTCTAGATGGGCCGGCTTTATCTCCTCCATAATCTGAATCAGCCCCGCCATATTGGCCGGAATACCCAGCGTGCCGACGAATCGGACCTCGAAGCTATACGCTCCGGGCACCTCCACGACCTCCACATCTCCCCCGGAAAAAGCAGACGCCGTCCGCCGGATCATCTCCGGTGTCGTCGTGCCGCTGCCCCGCAGCTTGGCCTTGATCATCTCCCGCCGGGTGGCGTAGGACTTGTTCGGATCCGAGGCCAGCCCCAGCATCCGCTCCCAGCGGGACAGCCCCCAGGTAGCCGACTCCAGCGCCTTCTGATCGTCACTGTCTGCCATGGCGTAAGCCACTTCACCGCAGGCTGCACCGGCGCTGGCCTGCACAGCCTCCATCTCAGGCACGCCCTGATAATAATCGGGCAAGTATTTCATCAGATCGGGAGCCGTAATCTCCGGCCCTTCCCCTGTCACACCATCTGCCGAATACGTCATAAGTCCATAGATACTGTCTCCATAAGCCACAGCTACACCCCCTTCAGCTGGTTCCAGGTCAGCGGACCCTTGGGCAGATAATCATGGGTATGTGCAGCTGCCGGATAGACCGAAGGTTTGCCGTCCACCCCTGACCACGGAACCGTATCCGCAGCCTGGGCATAATCGACCTTGCCGTTGTTATTCGTGTCGTAGATGCTTTTCAGCATATCGCCAGTGCTCTGGCCTGCCGCCAGCAGCATATTGCTGCTGCCGCTGCCGATGAACAGCTTGCCGCTATCTGTGCAATAGCCAAGCTCGCCTGCGGCCAGCGTACCCAGCGCACTCTCCAGGCCGCGGCGGATTTGAATCAATGTCTTCCGTGCCATGGTCACCGCCTCCTAGAATGTTCCGCCGTCGATAGTACTTACCGTGAGCTGGTTGCCATTGGCCGAATCGTAGACGATGCTTGAGCCGTCGATGTTGACCTCGATGCCAGTGGAGTTTACCAGAATTCCCTTACCCGGCTTGGCTGCAACACTGGTTGAGCCGACAATGATCCCATTGCCTGCCCCGACGGTCAGTGTGACACTGTCCGCCTGCCC is a window of Paenibacillus sp. FSL H3-0469 DNA encoding:
- the cdaA gene encoding diadenylate cyclase CdaA translates to MSYFTDLTWKESIKDIIDILIVSYIIYKVLNMVRGTRAVQLLKGILVLVVIWGGSTLLDLYTLKWLMNQMFTFGVFAIFIIFQPELRRGLEQLGRGKFFGRNAESDEEISKLIGEVIKAVNYLAVRKIGALIVFERATGLNEYTESGIAMRSEVSSELLINIFIPNTPLHDGALIMQGSQIAAAACYLPLSENPFISKELGTRHRAAIGISEVADSVSVVVSEETGQISLAINGQIVRDIKEESLISKLHQELSASSSPLMEKSSAFWRRRGNKDNG
- a CDS encoding zf-HC2 domain-containing protein yields the protein MECKLAVSMMHDYLDDDLPDLQQRELKEHLLSCTECRARFKELEQTDMLMFSLMHQAPVASEDMVSRIMDSLPKPKKERAFITWIKRHPALTAASMFILVMLMSSVTFWNQDRQLVVRGADLDQVVIKGNTVIVPSGKIISGDLTVENGKTQVYGEVNGNVTVIDGSLYQASTAHISGQVKSIDQAVSWIWYKVTNMFSEVAYR
- the sigW gene encoding RNA polymerase sigma factor SigW, yielding MENLEGRLTKLALKGDQRAFAELVELYKDKIYHLAYRMLNNRHEAEDVVQETFLRVYRNLDRYDDKQKFSTWIYRIGTNLCIDRLRKRRPTYSLDAEMNDQEGIDGYSMIPSDNVTPETELLLSETQRLIYEAIDSLPVKYRSVMILRYLQDLSLQEIGDVLDMPVTTIKTRVHRGREFLRKKLGPKL
- the ppc gene encoding phosphoenolpyruvate carboxylase; the protein is MTELTTAVSKSNSNNLLRRDVRFLGNILGEVLVHQGGNELLDIVEKIRETSKSLRSLFLPELHNEFKELISSLDPENRHQVIRAFAIYFQLVNIAEQNHRIRRKRDYERSAGETVQPGSIESAVQELREREFSHEEVLEIMSGMSLELVMTAHPTEAMRRAILDIHKRISDDVMGLDNPTLTFREREQLREKLLNEVITLWQTDELRDRKPTVLDEVRNGMYYFHETIFEVLPDVYQELERCLSKYYPGQNWHVPTYLRFGSWIGGDRDGNPSVKAAVTLQTLRLQRKLAIREYQRIMRELMQYLSFSTSIVNVTPELLESIEADRNIINLNRVDAWRNDNEPYRIKLSYMISKTQNVLDDEKKGTPERYASPAQFIDDLNVIDRSLRHHYADYVADTYIKKLIRQVELFGFHTSTLDVRQHSQEHENAMTEVLAKMNVTPDYSKLSEQEKIVLLEKLLNDPRPLTSPYQSYSEGTEECLAVYRAIYEAQEEYGKQCITSYLISMAEAASDILEVMVFSKEVGLFRKDNDGTVVCTLQAVPLFETIDDLHDAPQIMRTLLNMPIYRDAVRAMNDLQEIMLGYSDSNKDGGVVTANWELRVALKEITATADEFGIKLKFFHGRGGALGRGGMPLNRSILAQPASTIGGGIKITEQGEVISSRYSMKGIAYRSLEQATSALITAAIHAKTPQTDLYEAKWDEIIARISEVSLNKYQDLIFRDPDFLTYFKESTPLPEVGELNIGSRPSKRKNSERFEDLRAIPWVFAWTQSRYLLPAWYAAGTGLQSFYEGKEENMKIMQHMYANFSFFTTLIDTLQMAIAKADLVIAKEYAGMGKNEEARARIFGQIEAEFKLTSELILQITGQQDILDNVPVIQESIRLRNPYVDPLSYLQVQLLAELRALREAEGDDAELLREVLLTINGIAAGLRNTG
- a CDS encoding holin produces the protein MNSELLDNVLAFASILSVFILALVQLIKNNTHLPRNSIPFIGLGIGLLVGAAAYPFTQLELTLRLWAGGLAGLSATGLFELAFNNHSGHTMK
- a CDS encoding M15 family metallopeptidase, which codes for MLTLAQVLNKSAARLSGLHPAVLAGATALIERSYAGGVPILITQGLRTMAEQDALYAQGRTRPGAIVTNARGGYSYHNYGLAADFALLLPDGSSVSWDMNRDGNQNGTRDWLEVVQHAKAIGFEWGGGWTSFKDYPHLQMSFGLSLADLRTGKKPAAAAVEAAIERIKPKEEQAVKTQMKVAVQVNGRKIADGWLENGVTYVPARKIAEALGAQIAYHPAANTVEITTTPQKGAIS
- a CDS encoding XkdW family protein; its protein translation is MNLAKTIMHLYPNANPMHDFIVQDNGPEPVLRPGAEAKGRVRYEIKQPEIGEQPVEGVHYRHGIDYNLLTEGEDYDLVEKGPYIAVWKLNVPQPTEAELQAAWEAYEEAEANKPPVLTEMEQLQQENMVLRAQNQALSERADFIEDIIAEMATQVYS
- a CDS encoding putative phage tail protein — protein: MAYGDSIYGLMTYSADGVTGEGPEITAPDLMKYLPDYYQGVPEMEAVQASAGAACGEVAYAMADSDDQKALESATWGLSRWERMLGLASDPNKSYATRREMIKAKLRGSGTTTPEMIRRTASAFSGGDVEVVEVPGAYSFEVRFVGTLGIPANMAGLIQIMEEIKPAHLDYSFVYSYTWWDSLKSLTWNAAHGKTWNELRVYE